The following are from one region of the Alkalimarinus sediminis genome:
- a CDS encoding HD-GYP domain-containing protein has protein sequence MKKRIPIKSLQVGMYIADMNNDWIPHNNFKRKGFIRSEEVIDKITKLGITELYIDTEKGKDHQDAIPLSEVEKSNQTKLEQAGELKPHNKPTIALADEMVVASKIHNEAIGLVNNVMDSVKLGQAIDISSIDELADNMLGSIFRNHHALTCLGCIRDKDSYLMEHSVNLSVLMSIYCRSMSMDKEVMHQTMVGALLHDIGKVMVPDEILHKPGRLTDSEFTEMKHHVVYGRDMLRGMEGVSELSLTTVAQHHERIDGSGYPDGLKGDEISQHGKMVAIVDVYDAITADRCYHKGMTPNMGIKKLLEWSDSHLDRSLVNHFIRCIGIYPVGSLVLLESGRLGVVIESNEFDQRLPTLRIMYHTKFRSYIKTEMLELAKPKVQDRIVKAVDPAEYQINVKDFL, from the coding sequence ATGAAAAAACGCATTCCTATAAAAAGTCTTCAAGTCGGCATGTATATAGCGGACATGAATAATGACTGGATTCCCCATAACAACTTCAAACGAAAGGGGTTTATCCGTAGCGAAGAGGTGATCGATAAAATCACTAAGCTAGGAATCACCGAGCTATACATCGACACCGAAAAGGGCAAAGACCATCAAGATGCTATCCCTCTGAGTGAAGTAGAAAAAAGCAACCAGACAAAGCTAGAGCAAGCAGGCGAACTAAAACCCCACAATAAACCCACTATCGCATTGGCCGATGAGATGGTGGTGGCCTCTAAGATACACAATGAGGCTATTGGGCTGGTCAATAACGTAATGGATAGCGTTAAATTAGGGCAGGCGATCGATATAAGCTCAATAGACGAGCTCGCAGATAATATGCTCGGTTCTATTTTTCGCAATCATCACGCCCTTACTTGCCTCGGCTGTATTCGAGATAAAGACTCCTATTTAATGGAACACTCGGTTAACCTCAGTGTTTTAATGTCGATCTATTGCCGCTCAATGAGCATGGATAAAGAGGTGATGCACCAAACCATGGTCGGAGCATTGCTACACGATATCGGCAAGGTAATGGTGCCCGATGAGATCCTTCATAAGCCCGGCAGACTAACCGATAGCGAATTTACCGAAATGAAGCATCATGTAGTCTATGGTCGCGATATGCTAAGGGGGATGGAAGGTGTTTCAGAGTTATCATTAACAACTGTCGCACAGCATCACGAACGCATTGATGGCTCAGGTTACCCAGACGGCTTAAAAGGCGATGAGATTTCACAACATGGCAAAATGGTGGCCATTGTTGATGTTTATGACGCCATAACCGCTGATCGCTGCTATCACAAAGGCATGACACCCAATATGGGCATTAAAAAGCTACTGGAGTGGAGTGATAGCCACTTAGACCGATCACTCGTTAATCATTTTATCCGCTGTATCGGTATTTACCCTGTTGGCTCACTGGTTTTATTAGAGAGTGGCCGCCTTGGTGTGGTGATCGAGTCAAATGAGTTTGATCAGCGCCTACCAACACTGAGGATTATGTACCACACCAAATTCAGGTCTTATATCAAGACCGAGATGTTAGAGCTTGCCAAGCCAAAGGTTCAAGACCGAATCGTTAAGGCAGTCGACCCGGCTGAATATCAAATCAACGTTAAAGACTTTTTATAA
- a CDS encoding serine hydrolase domain-containing protein → MKKVLKKVLNTIDVPCDLDSVISIDHKREVAPESVGMTEKGAEEIWQSVLNLYKTGTQPAIELCLRRKGEIVFNRSIGHVRGNGPLDTPYTPKIVATPDTPVCLFSASKAVTALLIHILAEDGSISLLDPVSYYCPEFAQNGKKNITIHQILSHRGGIPGIPPNTPIDVLWDTDEIWRLLCESKPISADGDHLAYHAITGGYVLERVLQTVTGKTIQEYLDEKIRKPMGMKYFTYGVEEKDLGTLAENYMTGPKLGFPVSWMIKRALGGDVETIGEVINDPRFQEAVIAAGNLAATAEEISRFFQMMSNGGEWNGKQICSPLTIKRSVQEYGSLQIDKTMMVPMRYSAGMMLGGNPVGIWGPMSGSAYGHIGLINKMCWVDEARDISCSLLTTGISFVGHHIPSLVMFVNAVAKNCPRVTEKQKTGAFA, encoded by the coding sequence ATGAAAAAAGTGCTAAAGAAAGTACTCAATACAATTGATGTTCCCTGCGACCTTGATTCGGTGATATCTATTGATCATAAACGCGAGGTAGCGCCTGAATCGGTTGGAATGACCGAAAAAGGCGCTGAAGAGATATGGCAGTCGGTGTTGAATTTATACAAAACAGGCACGCAGCCCGCCATAGAGCTTTGTTTAAGACGTAAAGGCGAGATTGTCTTTAATCGCTCCATTGGTCATGTGCGGGGCAATGGGCCTTTGGATACCCCATACACCCCTAAAATAGTCGCAACCCCCGACACGCCGGTATGCCTTTTCTCAGCGTCCAAGGCAGTAACAGCACTATTGATTCATATTTTGGCGGAAGATGGCAGTATTAGTCTGCTTGACCCTGTTAGTTACTATTGCCCCGAGTTTGCTCAGAATGGGAAGAAAAATATCACCATTCACCAGATCTTATCTCATCGAGGCGGCATTCCTGGCATCCCACCCAATACACCCATTGATGTGCTTTGGGATACTGATGAAATCTGGCGTTTGCTCTGTGAGTCTAAGCCTATTTCGGCAGACGGTGACCATCTTGCCTATCACGCCATCACGGGTGGTTATGTGTTGGAACGAGTGCTTCAAACCGTTACAGGCAAGACGATTCAAGAGTATTTGGATGAAAAAATCCGCAAACCAATGGGGATGAAGTATTTTACCTATGGTGTTGAAGAGAAAGACCTCGGTACTTTAGCTGAGAATTATATGACTGGGCCAAAACTGGGCTTTCCTGTTTCGTGGATGATTAAGCGAGCATTGGGTGGTGATGTTGAAACCATTGGAGAAGTGATAAATGATCCGCGTTTTCAGGAGGCAGTAATAGCGGCCGGTAACTTGGCAGCGACAGCAGAAGAGATTTCTCGATTTTTCCAGATGATGAGCAACGGTGGTGAGTGGAACGGTAAACAAATCTGCAGCCCTCTAACCATCAAACGTTCAGTTCAAGAGTATGGCTCGTTACAGATAGATAAAACCATGATGGTGCCTATGCGCTATAGTGCTGGAATGATGCTCGGGGGTAATCCTGTGGGTATTTGGGGGCCTATGAGTGGTTCAGCCTATGGCCATATCGGGTTGATCAATAAAATGTGCTGGGTGGATGAAGCAAGGGATATTTCTTGTTCGTTATTGACTACTGGTATTTCGTTTGTGGGTCATCATATTCCTAGTTTAGTGATGTTTGTGAATGCGGTCGCGAAAAACTGCCCGCGGGTTACTGAGAAGCAAAAAACAGGTGCATTTGCGTAA
- a CDS encoding response regulator has protein sequence MTVRLVLIIRDKKRVYRFVKIKRPQPWVLLWLAWVLCGLTPSLISAEERYVAQKSIELDDNTNSYSINAAVRVLEDPDSTLTLNDVMQPKREKQFREVSGGPLNLGYSDSSFWIKLPVRYVGKQASKEWWYHLDLPLLEYSELHMVVGDLDAPERVISKSMGYEVPLKERDVNHVTQVYRFSLNQGEQATLYIKIQNNFSIHLPLSIYTPEAFAEHVAVEELLYGAFIGAILIMTAYNLFMFISVRERSFLFYILYMVAYLVFLMTERVHGLSLLGEIPPILHKQYLSFYIWASWFFALMMARSFLDTREKEPGLDFVIKVFIYVVIVSMVITAYTDLTTGIQWAVLCTFLYAILMAWMAYSVMMRGNAAARFYFVAWILNFGGVAIYALTVIGYIPYNFMTGNSPHIGIVCQLVLISFALGDRLKVAQRQAVQANQQALDNMKRYRSLFDNAVEGIFQISLNRRFIDVNPAMANMLGYSSPQKMISGVKDALSICYPLEDDLNRVVKVIEEGNEVYEMEARYVGRNGEEGWATSTVRIIYDKKNNPLHLEGTFVDITERIERERVERESEQARLETEVAEASAAAKSQFLANMSHEIRTPLTAIIGYGESLLDDSLSDAERRESSEVVVRSGQHLLQLINDILDHSKIDADKLDTEVISVNLLTLLNEIKTYFDAKAAAKNIAFNLQYDFPLPSVIETDPTRLKQILINLCSNALKFTDKGSISLHVRCEVLKEQLFIKVIDTGIGVKEEQLDKLFDPFAQAAPSIARQYGGTGLGLSISRRLAEMLGGSISASSIYGEGSEFEVIISTGSLNNVTLVRDRSELHNQRSRLQVATAPRLMGRVMYAEDNEVNRRLIKQLVSRTGASLTLVTNGAEALEAGTRNGQRFDLILMDIQMPVMDGRDATLALREAGVNTPIVALTANVMAQDIAEYKEAGCNEVMAKPVEKGPFYQLLSRYLEADEEAEPLKIPHKTDEQAMPTLSGRVLIAEDNADTRLLMTRYLEKLGITAITAENGGEAVSTAMRETVDLVLMDFHMPEMKGPEAVSLLRQTGFSRPILAFTASDEPEQLTLMTDAGCNGVVEKPVNMQQLHQTLSEHLPFASSKASVGADNNPWYDPDLRPIVEHFVNGVPQRVEAMTAAFSKRDWKGLCDQTHQLKGTAGSLGFPDLTEKAKYLEAALKKEEIDDIQPLFDALMNQVTQALARYEKAEQD, from the coding sequence GTGACGGTTCGTCTGGTTCTCATCATCAGGGATAAAAAACGAGTGTACCGCTTTGTCAAAATAAAAAGGCCTCAACCCTGGGTTTTACTTTGGTTAGCTTGGGTGTTATGCGGGTTAACACCATCGTTAATATCTGCAGAGGAGCGTTACGTTGCTCAAAAATCTATAGAGCTTGACGATAACACCAACTCATACTCCATTAACGCAGCAGTGAGGGTGCTAGAAGACCCTGACAGTACGTTAACCCTGAATGACGTGATGCAGCCCAAGAGAGAGAAGCAGTTTAGGGAGGTTAGCGGCGGCCCGTTAAACCTAGGTTATAGCGACTCCTCATTTTGGATAAAGCTGCCAGTCCGTTATGTCGGTAAGCAAGCATCGAAGGAGTGGTGGTATCACCTTGACCTCCCCTTGCTGGAGTACTCAGAGTTACATATGGTGGTGGGTGACCTTGATGCTCCAGAGCGTGTTATTAGCAAATCTATGGGTTATGAAGTACCGCTAAAAGAGCGAGATGTTAATCACGTCACCCAAGTCTATCGTTTCTCCCTTAACCAAGGCGAACAAGCAACACTCTATATCAAGATTCAAAATAACTTCTCTATCCACTTACCGTTATCTATCTATACACCAGAAGCTTTTGCCGAGCATGTAGCTGTTGAAGAGCTGCTTTATGGTGCGTTTATAGGCGCGATTTTGATTATGACCGCTTATAACCTCTTTATGTTTATCTCGGTGAGGGAGCGCAGTTTTCTTTTTTATATCTTGTATATGGTGGCCTATTTAGTCTTTTTGATGACTGAAAGAGTGCATGGGTTGTCTCTACTGGGTGAAATTCCCCCTATATTACACAAGCAATATCTGTCGTTTTATATATGGGCATCATGGTTTTTTGCTCTGATGATGGCGCGTTCATTTCTTGACACCAGAGAGAAAGAGCCAGGCTTAGACTTTGTTATCAAAGTGTTTATTTATGTCGTCATCGTATCAATGGTTATCACGGCATATACGGATTTGACGACAGGTATTCAGTGGGCTGTACTCTGTACCTTCCTATACGCCATATTGATGGCTTGGATGGCATACAGCGTAATGATGCGCGGTAATGCAGCGGCGCGCTTTTACTTTGTCGCATGGATACTCAATTTTGGAGGGGTGGCCATCTATGCGCTAACGGTTATCGGGTACATCCCCTATAACTTTATGACCGGTAATTCACCGCATATAGGGATTGTTTGTCAGTTGGTGTTAATCTCATTTGCATTGGGTGACCGCCTCAAAGTGGCTCAACGTCAAGCGGTGCAAGCTAATCAGCAAGCATTAGATAATATGAAGCGTTATCGGTCACTGTTTGATAATGCGGTGGAAGGAATTTTTCAGATCTCCCTTAATCGACGCTTTATTGATGTGAACCCCGCTATGGCTAATATGTTGGGGTATAGCTCACCTCAAAAAATGATCAGCGGTGTAAAAGATGCGCTCAGTATTTGTTACCCGCTAGAAGATGACCTCAACAGGGTGGTTAAGGTTATTGAAGAGGGTAACGAAGTCTATGAAATGGAAGCGCGTTACGTCGGGCGCAACGGTGAAGAGGGTTGGGCGACTTCAACAGTGAGAATCATTTATGATAAAAAAAACAACCCGCTGCACTTAGAAGGCACCTTTGTCGATATTACCGAGCGAATCGAGCGGGAACGAGTAGAACGAGAGAGTGAACAAGCCAGGTTAGAAACAGAAGTCGCTGAAGCATCTGCAGCGGCAAAAAGCCAGTTCTTAGCCAATATGAGCCATGAAATTAGAACACCTTTGACAGCTATTATTGGCTACGGTGAGTCACTGTTAGACGATAGTCTTTCGGATGCAGAGCGGCGTGAGTCTTCTGAAGTGGTGGTGCGGAGTGGGCAACACCTATTACAGCTTATCAACGATATCTTAGACCATTCAAAAATTGATGCGGATAAGCTTGATACCGAAGTTATATCGGTTAACCTGCTGACGCTATTGAACGAAATTAAAACCTATTTTGATGCCAAAGCGGCAGCAAAGAATATAGCGTTTAATCTGCAATACGACTTCCCACTCCCCTCAGTCATAGAAACAGACCCTACCCGCCTTAAACAGATATTGATTAACCTTTGTTCCAATGCTCTCAAGTTTACAGACAAAGGCAGTATATCTCTTCACGTTCGCTGCGAAGTGTTAAAAGAGCAACTGTTTATTAAAGTCATAGATACGGGCATAGGGGTTAAAGAAGAGCAGTTAGATAAGTTGTTTGACCCGTTTGCACAGGCGGCCCCCTCTATTGCTCGACAGTATGGAGGAACCGGGCTGGGTTTAAGCATTTCGCGTAGGTTAGCGGAAATGCTAGGGGGCTCAATTAGTGCATCGAGTATCTATGGTGAAGGAAGTGAGTTTGAAGTCATTATATCCACCGGCTCATTAAACAATGTCACCTTAGTGCGTGATCGTAGCGAATTGCATAATCAGCGCAGCCGTCTACAGGTGGCAACTGCTCCTAGGTTAATGGGGCGAGTTATGTATGCTGAAGATAATGAGGTTAACCGTCGTTTGATTAAGCAGTTGGTTAGTCGAACTGGGGCATCACTAACACTGGTTACCAATGGCGCAGAGGCTTTAGAGGCAGGAACTCGCAACGGTCAGCGTTTTGATCTGATTCTCATGGATATTCAAATGCCAGTGATGGATGGTCGCGATGCTACTTTGGCTCTAAGAGAAGCGGGAGTTAATACGCCTATTGTAGCGCTCACTGCAAATGTGATGGCGCAAGATATTGCCGAGTATAAAGAGGCTGGATGTAATGAAGTGATGGCAAAGCCAGTTGAAAAAGGCCCATTCTATCAGTTGCTAAGCCGTTATCTTGAAGCTGATGAAGAGGCCGAGCCGCTTAAGATTCCCCACAAAACTGACGAACAAGCTATGCCGACGTTATCTGGTCGTGTGTTGATAGCAGAAGATAACGCAGATACACGGTTACTCATGACCCGTTATTTGGAGAAGCTAGGGATAACGGCTATTACTGCTGAAAATGGTGGCGAGGCGGTGAGTACTGCGATGCGTGAGACGGTTGACTTGGTCTTGATGGACTTTCATATGCCCGAAATGAAAGGCCCTGAGGCCGTTTCATTGTTGCGGCAAACCGGCTTTAGTCGTCCTATACTGGCATTTACGGCCAGTGATGAGCCTGAGCAGTTGACGTTGATGACTGACGCTGGCTGCAATGGTGTAGTAGAGAAACCTGTGAATATGCAACAGCTTCATCAAACACTTAGCGAGCACCTTCCGTTTGCTTCTTCTAAGGCTTCTGTGGGAGCAGACAATAACCCTTGGTATGACCCGGACTTGCGGCCTATTGTTGAGCATTTTGTAAATGGTGTTCCACAGAGAGTTGAAGCGATGACAGCCGCTTTTAGCAAGCGAGATTGGAAAGGCCTCTGCGACCAAACGCATCAATTAAAAGGTACAGCAGGCTCTTTAGGGTTTCCTGATTTAACAGAAAAAGCGAAGTATCTTGAAGCAGCCCTTAAAAAAGAAGAGATAGATGATATTCAGCCTCTATTTGATGCATTGATGAACCAGGTTACTCAAGCATTAGCGCGCTATGAGAAGGCTGAGCAAGATTAG
- a CDS encoding response regulator yields the protein MRQMSVLMVEDESEMRDLLRNTLQKVGIDKIGEAENGKTALEACVETSYDIVMLDIGLPDMDGLSVLQAMKRLNKGAFVVLVTADDSIESIQTAISSGANGYVVKPYSYEKILDVINNYMMTHNVGDDVIRDINNPS from the coding sequence ATGCGCCAAATGAGTGTGCTCATGGTAGAAGATGAGTCTGAAATGAGAGATCTTCTTCGCAATACTCTGCAAAAAGTAGGGATAGATAAGATAGGTGAAGCGGAGAATGGAAAAACCGCTCTTGAAGCCTGTGTAGAGACTAGCTACGACATTGTTATGCTAGACATCGGCTTGCCTGATATGGATGGCTTATCGGTACTGCAAGCCATGAAACGTTTAAACAAAGGGGCCTTTGTGGTGTTGGTAACGGCAGACGATTCAATAGAAAGCATTCAGACGGCTATTAGCTCCGGTGCCAATGGGTATGTGGTAAAACCCTACTCTTACGAGAAAATATTGGATGTGATTAACAATTATATGATGACGCATAATGTTGGAGATGATGTTATCAGAGATATTAACAACCCATCATAA
- a CDS encoding toxin VasX produces the protein MSEDTPASPRSRKEAAHINLNVMNTVVLDQPIGYHAVYPIGYALKSAQSADPSLELKAYPSHQSAITEYTRSIADRTLVNAPLQPGWLYVYREGVLWKEFQIRTNSEAEPVYTSLYEVDLEYEQTKDQRTADGEACHCFLLPDNAEYEIAVSSIQWPWVLLNQMGGLRHTPHPKEADWPYLLPQHHMLRPDRDTRLHQWSPSKAASQRKKRFQSFSANIVSSHQCHEAISQAQLEVGFVPSVLDAQTFSSVEPLTSAHADSVSQARVINVLDAEGFSRVISHRYHCAWALLDDALKLISTPFEEGDDLHKEFPYSRYYESALLAHQLYFSEQAGEGETLWERDNLQLKNRNNLKLNDIQRALGVDLRRTIRELITQTGNDLADFLQGRYSEHGQEWLDNLVAQLEDSWAFSEMPSNEQEDEGKRLPYRHTRWETLSNLLMKLADHPASNCQYIDGTPAIRKEVSEGKAQDSGFQVINAIVNGQHPLSALTLNQPNEIVYSYQQILQQLDEQYGDAKEDDPALIVEHLRQLHRLTDKGVSTEDKLLDPATLNISLATVTWAFAVAGQLFVGSNILSVEDLDKANYNGAIDGIRKLLNWVTDAHLNYVTFDEFIESQSHQPDGQIKKQKIIAHILSDMDKFKAEVSETDTPSSPEKQAEIYQQEADEKIKRLTAKNQQYRNDYKRLIGPESIDERIAALNAQNNGDRHIKAVSKKNVLKLIRKQEKYIRSKVKNGLVPHDIERHPVVKALEQDIKKQSTVRLEAAERMKQTGKQITQLKELRAKLKLSRERKESAYQDSRALLKDVDSTHPLYDLKVEDQKYFNKVKAVEQETELRIKRYQQQYQSNQDYKRRRQQQGIEVIETNTAEGRQLKEFLAQQREKLAVKLDQPIARIYTTEDNFETMRIKHGNNPNTIVFTPAQSKSMNAVQQGSYITVGDGGEHIYRGSDTQSIESRQQGTVAVASVMVGLDIYNTFQVLHHWKSGDENLEKGRNMADALGALTGSTASIGELWKSLYESKQLNHQANKTTALARRVNQSQLFNVGVFKVLPVTAAVSGILVSGCDLYMASLKKDDVAMAHVAMIVSCTALLAGAIWQSLVFLGPLGIALAGVSVFLQEYVFKEDNMLDTWLEKGPFSEQKSSRYPRFKCINWDHYHHHVEVSDRLKQRMGIERHNVWLGGSSIGKLTELKDTEGRYRKVLLLPLYPFGLSLILDQNYQLLGFKRLYANQPLDQVTFEDLTGELFVTDNGHKRLLGRVGEQLGDSSWGIIDRLVDSFPSLISIREHSDTSVRFEDTWGDEDKFTEPMKRYPAASLELLLNGLYPLKANFELMPVEKKLVGRSGRNNYELKGNRAKVTVDLPYFIEGESVLIVELKLSRSFFGQPKVGCPAIKYEGQETIEIKSTKLPGYSYEAGTGVYRNNQNAQSQVILVVDFDNESFSSDYKLDIGKKIEVECWVKVLVSGDNEQHSKTSIFLPWRGRSLWEDNSSGKSSEDGWLVYESNASFRN, from the coding sequence ATGTCAGAAGATACCCCAGCGAGCCCCCGCTCGCGTAAAGAAGCTGCCCACATAAATCTTAACGTGATGAATACCGTAGTGCTTGATCAGCCTATTGGTTATCACGCCGTCTATCCTATTGGTTACGCGCTCAAGTCAGCTCAATCTGCCGACCCATCATTAGAGCTAAAAGCATACCCCAGCCACCAATCAGCGATAACCGAATACACCCGGTCGATAGCAGATAGAACCCTGGTGAATGCCCCTTTGCAGCCTGGTTGGCTCTATGTATATCGAGAAGGGGTGCTATGGAAAGAGTTTCAGATTCGTACAAACAGTGAAGCTGAGCCCGTCTATACATCGCTGTATGAAGTTGATCTTGAATATGAACAGACTAAAGATCAACGTACAGCAGATGGTGAAGCCTGCCACTGCTTTTTATTGCCCGACAACGCTGAGTATGAGATAGCCGTCAGTAGCATACAGTGGCCCTGGGTGCTGCTGAATCAAATGGGAGGGTTGCGTCATACGCCTCATCCGAAGGAGGCAGATTGGCCCTATCTGTTACCCCAACACCATATGCTACGACCCGATAGAGATACGCGGCTTCATCAATGGTCACCATCTAAAGCGGCATCTCAACGCAAAAAGCGTTTTCAATCGTTTTCCGCAAATATCGTGTCCTCCCATCAGTGTCACGAAGCCATTAGTCAGGCACAACTAGAAGTAGGTTTTGTTCCCAGTGTATTAGACGCGCAAACCTTTTCATCAGTTGAACCATTGACCTCAGCGCATGCGGACTCTGTTTCTCAGGCGAGAGTTATCAATGTATTAGATGCAGAGGGTTTTTCCCGGGTGATCAGTCACCGATATCATTGTGCTTGGGCGTTATTGGATGATGCGCTAAAGCTGATTAGTACCCCCTTTGAAGAAGGTGATGACCTCCATAAAGAGTTTCCCTACTCCCGTTATTACGAATCTGCACTGCTAGCCCATCAACTCTATTTCTCAGAGCAAGCGGGAGAAGGCGAGACGCTCTGGGAGCGAGACAACTTACAACTAAAAAACCGTAATAATCTGAAGCTGAATGATATTCAGCGTGCGCTGGGGGTTGATCTGCGGCGAACTATTCGTGAGCTTATAACACAGACCGGTAACGACCTCGCAGACTTTCTTCAAGGACGTTACAGCGAGCACGGACAAGAGTGGCTCGATAACCTGGTCGCTCAGTTGGAAGATAGCTGGGCCTTTAGCGAAATGCCTAGTAATGAACAAGAAGATGAGGGTAAACGACTCCCCTACAGGCATACCCGATGGGAGACACTATCAAACCTGTTGATGAAACTGGCAGATCACCCTGCGTCTAACTGTCAGTACATTGATGGTACACCTGCCATCCGTAAAGAGGTGTCAGAAGGTAAAGCTCAAGATTCCGGCTTTCAGGTGATTAATGCCATCGTGAATGGCCAGCACCCTTTGTCAGCGCTGACGTTGAATCAACCGAATGAAATTGTTTATAGCTATCAACAAATACTCCAACAGCTTGATGAACAATATGGTGATGCAAAAGAAGATGACCCCGCACTAATAGTTGAGCATCTTCGGCAACTGCACAGGCTGACCGACAAAGGTGTGAGCACGGAAGATAAATTACTCGATCCGGCCACTCTGAACATTAGTTTAGCCACTGTTACATGGGCGTTTGCTGTGGCGGGACAGTTGTTTGTGGGCTCGAACATTCTAAGTGTAGAGGACTTAGATAAAGCAAACTATAACGGAGCTATTGACGGGATTAGAAAGCTACTTAATTGGGTGACCGATGCACACCTTAATTATGTGACGTTTGACGAGTTTATTGAGAGTCAAAGCCATCAGCCTGATGGACAGATCAAAAAACAAAAGATAATCGCTCATATTCTCAGCGATATGGACAAATTTAAAGCCGAAGTCTCCGAAACAGACACCCCTTCATCTCCAGAAAAACAAGCGGAAATATATCAACAAGAAGCAGATGAAAAAATTAAACGGCTTACGGCTAAAAATCAACAATACAGAAACGACTATAAACGTTTAATAGGCCCTGAGTCGATTGATGAACGAATCGCTGCACTCAATGCACAGAACAATGGCGATCGTCATATTAAGGCAGTGAGTAAAAAAAATGTTCTCAAACTCATTCGCAAACAGGAAAAATACATCCGTAGCAAAGTCAAAAATGGCTTAGTCCCCCACGATATAGAACGCCACCCCGTTGTTAAAGCATTGGAGCAGGACATTAAAAAGCAATCAACGGTCAGACTTGAAGCCGCTGAAAGAATGAAACAAACAGGCAAACAAATCACTCAGCTTAAAGAGCTTAGAGCTAAACTAAAGCTGTCTCGAGAACGTAAGGAAAGCGCCTATCAAGATAGCCGAGCATTGTTAAAAGATGTCGACTCAACTCACCCCTTGTATGACTTGAAGGTAGAAGACCAAAAATACTTCAACAAGGTCAAAGCCGTTGAGCAAGAAACGGAGTTAAGAATAAAACGCTATCAACAGCAGTATCAATCTAATCAAGACTATAAACGCCGGCGTCAGCAACAAGGTATTGAGGTGATAGAAACCAACACGGCAGAAGGGCGTCAGCTCAAAGAGTTCTTAGCACAACAGAGAGAGAAGCTTGCAGTAAAATTAGATCAACCAATCGCTAGGATATATACCACCGAAGACAACTTCGAAACGATGCGCATCAAGCACGGCAATAATCCAAATACCATCGTATTTACACCTGCGCAAAGTAAGTCAATGAATGCTGTACAACAAGGTAGTTACATTACAGTAGGCGATGGAGGGGAACATATCTATCGTGGCAGTGATACCCAGTCCATTGAGTCACGCCAGCAAGGAACGGTCGCAGTAGCTAGTGTTATGGTTGGACTGGATATCTACAATACCTTTCAAGTACTACACCACTGGAAAAGTGGTGATGAGAATCTAGAAAAAGGTCGCAATATGGCAGATGCACTAGGTGCATTAACTGGCAGCACAGCCAGTATTGGCGAGCTATGGAAAAGCTTGTATGAATCCAAGCAACTCAATCATCAAGCGAACAAGACCACTGCTTTGGCCAGAAGAGTAAATCAAAGCCAACTGTTTAATGTAGGTGTGTTTAAGGTGTTACCGGTTACCGCAGCGGTTTCGGGTATATTGGTGAGTGGCTGTGACCTGTATATGGCTAGCCTTAAAAAAGATGATGTTGCCATGGCTCATGTCGCTATGATTGTTTCTTGTACAGCCTTATTAGCCGGCGCAATTTGGCAGAGCCTAGTATTTTTAGGCCCCTTGGGTATCGCATTAGCGGGGGTGTCGGTTTTTCTACAGGAATACGTGTTTAAAGAGGACAACATGTTAGACACCTGGCTAGAAAAAGGCCCCTTTAGTGAGCAGAAAAGCTCCCGATATCCCCGTTTTAAATGTATTAATTGGGACCACTATCACCATCATGTAGAAGTCAGCGATAGGCTAAAACAGCGTATGGGAATAGAGCGTCACAACGTTTGGCTAGGGGGGAGCTCTATTGGTAAGCTCACTGAGCTGAAAGACACGGAGGGACGGTACCGAAAAGTCTTATTACTGCCACTCTACCCTTTCGGACTTAGCTTGATACTGGATCAGAACTATCAGTTGTTGGGGTTTAAAAGACTGTATGCAAACCAGCCACTAGATCAAGTGACATTTGAGGATTTAACGGGCGAATTATTTGTAACTGATAATGGCCATAAACGCCTGCTAGGCAGAGTTGGCGAACAGTTAGGAGACTCTAGTTGGGGTATTATTGATAGGTTGGTCGATAGCTTTCCAAGCTTAATCTCGATCAGAGAGCACTCCGATACCAGCGTAAGGTTTGAAGATACCTGGGGGGATGAAGATAAGTTTACCGAACCCATGAAGCGCTACCCTGCGGCAAGCCTTGAACTATTGCTGAATGGCTTGTACCCGCTCAAAGCAAATTTTGAATTAATGCCGGTGGAAAAGAAGCTGGTAGGCAGGTCAGGAAGAAATAATTACGAACTGAAGGGAAATCGAGCCAAAGTAACGGTAGATTTGCCTTATTTTATTGAGGGGGAGTCTGTTTTAATTGTTGAACTAAAATTGTCTCGTTCATTTTTTGGGCAACCTAAAGTGGGTTGTCCTGCGATAAAATATGAAGGTCAGGAAACAATTGAAATAAAGTCAACAAAATTACCTGGCTATAGTTATGAAGCCGGCACAGGCGTATACAGAAATAATCAAAACGCTCAAAGTCAAGTTATCCTTGTGGTTGACTTTGATAACGAGTCTTTCTCAAGTGATTATAAACTAGATATTGGAAAAAAAATTGAAGTTGAATGTTGGGTTAAGGTTTTAGTTTCTGGTGATAATGAGCAGCACTCTAAAACCTCCATCTTTCTGCCTTGGAGGGGGAGGTCACTTTGGGAGGATAATTCCTCCGGTAAATCAAGTGAAGATGGCTGGCTCGTATATGAAAGTAATGCGAGCTTTAGAAATTAG